The Thalassotalea piscium sequence TGTAAGTTAATTCATCTAACATTACAGTGTTAATTGTTTTATCTGATAATAACTTTTTCGCTTCTTGCCACACTAATTCTGCAGCCGCTATATCTGTTTCTTTATTTTGAGTTTCCCACGTAAACCCCGTTTTCATCACATAAAAAGGTACGCCATGACTTTCTAATAAATTACGCTCACCGCACTCCCAAGTACCTTTAATAAACTGACAAACAGCTGCTTTTAAGCCATGCCCAACCGAGCGTGTTACCATGCCAAAACCTGAGGTAGATTTGCCTTTACCATTACCGGTGATCACTAAAAGTAAGCCTTTATCGTTAGTCGCATTAGCGATGCGTTCATCTACTTTTTCTTTTAGTTTTTGCTGTCTTTGTTGATGTTTCTGTGCTTTATCTATTTCAGTCATAATCATCTCAATGTTGTGATTGTAATTTCAATTGCTAATGCGAATAGGGCACTGCTATATTTTTTATAAAAACTTGCCCCTGCGAAAGCGTTAAGTGCGTCAAGCTACCATAAGGAATACTATAGCGTTGATACCACCCTACTTGGTGTATATTTTCTTTTAAAATATTCGCTAGAATCATACGAATAACGCCACCATGGCAAACAATTAACGAATTATTTTCAACGGCCTGATCAGGTATTTTCTGCGCTTGAATTTTGTTACAAATATGTCGCCATGCCTTTTCAACTCGTTGATAGAAAGCGCTAATGGGTTCGGCCTGCGGCAGTGTATTTTCGCTTGGCGCTTGCCAAAATTTTTCTAGCATTTGCCACTGTAGTTTATTTTGATATATTTCATCAAAGTCTACACCATCAAATATGCCAAAGTTCATTTCTTGTAGGCCATCAATTAAGTTAACATCGTTTAAAAGCTCTGAGCTATCGGCTTGAATATTCAATGAATAAATACATCGAGCAAGAGATTTACAACGCTTTAAAGGTGAGCTAAAAACATGTTCAAATGCTAACTTTCCGCTGTTAAGATCGTGGCTTATTGCCAGATTAACTTCGGGCAATACATCTACATCAGTAACGCCATATAGCGCAGCTTTCCCTGATACTTTCCCATGACGTAATAAGTAAATATTGTGTGTCATTAAAACTCCACCAACGAACTGAGTAGAGGAAGTTTTTCACTCAAATAAGCCTGATATACCGCTAATAAAGTAAGATAAATTAATAACTCACTCATTTGCTGCCCCGCTCCTAAACAGTCACCCGTAAAGCCTCCAATGCGTTTTATTAACCAATGCCTAAAGAAAAAGCGAAATAAGACTAAAACAGCAACTAAACTTATTAAAAAGGTAAAAAACCAAGGCTCATTAATTAACATTAACAACGTTAATAAACCACTAGCAATAACAAAAAGTAATTCAGTGGCACTTTGCTGACTTGCTAAAGGTTTGCTTTTACTTTCACTGTCATCAGTTACGTAGTTGGTATTCACAATAATTGTCGCAGCTAAAGCGCGCGAAACAGTGTAAGCAATAAGTAAACTAGGAATAAAAAGCTGATGCTCGGCAAGTGCTAGTAATAAAACAAACTTTAGTAACAACGAAAGTA is a genomic window containing:
- the cobO gene encoding cob(I)yrinic acid a,c-diamide adenosyltransferase; translation: MTEIDKAQKHQQRQQKLKEKVDERIANATNDKGLLLVITGNGKGKSTSGFGMVTRSVGHGLKAAVCQFIKGTWECGERNLLESHGVPFYVMKTGFTWETQNKETDIAAAELVWQEAKKLLSDKTINTVMLDELTYMLTYRYLDIDEVLETLANRPEGQHVIVTGRACHRRLIEMADTVSEVQSIKHAFDNGIQVQKGIDW
- a CDS encoding histidine phosphatase family protein produces the protein MTHNIYLLRHGKVSGKAALYGVTDVDVLPEVNLAISHDLNSGKLAFEHVFSSPLKRCKSLARCIYSLNIQADSSELLNDVNLIDGLQEMNFGIFDGVDFDEIYQNKLQWQMLEKFWQAPSENTLPQAEPISAFYQRVEKAWRHICNKIQAQKIPDQAVENNSLIVCHGGVIRMILANILKENIHQVGWYQRYSIPYGSLTHLTLSQGQVFIKNIAVPYSH
- a CDS encoding adenosylcobinamide-GDP ribazoletransferase encodes the protein MTFPSLNGLIKRSIGEWQLFCLSVMFFTRFPVPQSTPYSEALMNKSNRYFPLVGFLLALLLCVLYVIFNAILPLDVTVVLIVIASLLFTGAFHEDGLADMADGIGGGLTVERRLSIMKDSRIGTYGTVSLVLSLLLKFVLLLALAEHQLFIPSLLIAYTVSRALAATIIVNTNYVTDDSESKSKPLASQQSATELLFVIASGLLTLLMLINEPWFFTFLISLVAVLVLFRFFFRHWLIKRIGGFTGDCLGAGQQMSELLIYLTLLAVYQAYLSEKLPLLSSLVEF